Proteins encoded in a region of the Paramagnetospirillum magneticum AMB-1 genome:
- a CDS encoding CCA tRNA nucleotidyltransferase, with translation MSNTRLHLNPGDPIGLLGPQDWMDAAETRAVVAALQAEGARVRFVGGCVRDALLKRPIKDVDIATPDPPERVLALLDDAGIHAIPTGIDHGTVTAVIGKAHYEITTLRVDVESFGRHARIEYTDDWRADASRRDFTMNALSADPEGNVYDPFDGIADMAAGRVRFVGEPEKRIEEDALRLLRFFRFHAHYGRGIAMETRALNACRRMADRLKGLSGERVAGELVRLLLADDPTPSLLVMHSHGILAHILPEAKEFGRLRTLAWLERRGLARPEIRPDSMRRLAALLATDRAGALDLGERLKLSGVQAKRVAAMAAPRVHVGFAMDGPATRRALRKVGGDEFRDLVMVAWAARRSTEARPDAAESRCWTALLDAARDWQPVELPVKGRDLLELGVPHGPRIGSLLAAVEAWWEDLDYRPDRSQCLDRLRGLMAAGL, from the coding sequence ATGAGTAACACCCGCCTTCACCTCAATCCCGGTGATCCCATCGGCCTACTGGGGCCGCAGGACTGGATGGACGCCGCCGAGACCCGCGCCGTGGTGGCGGCGCTGCAGGCCGAGGGGGCCCGGGTGCGCTTCGTCGGCGGCTGCGTGCGCGACGCCCTGCTGAAGCGTCCCATCAAGGATGTGGACATCGCCACCCCCGACCCGCCCGAGCGGGTGCTGGCCCTGCTGGACGATGCGGGGATTCATGCCATTCCCACCGGCATCGACCACGGCACGGTGACGGCGGTGATCGGCAAGGCCCATTACGAGATCACCACGCTCAGGGTCGACGTGGAGAGCTTCGGCCGCCACGCCCGCATCGAATACACCGACGACTGGCGGGCCGATGCGTCGCGGCGCGACTTCACCATGAACGCCCTGTCGGCCGATCCCGAAGGCAACGTCTACGACCCCTTTGACGGCATCGCCGATATGGCGGCGGGCCGGGTGCGCTTCGTGGGCGAGCCGGAAAAGCGCATCGAGGAGGATGCGCTGCGCCTGCTGCGCTTCTTCCGCTTCCATGCCCATTACGGCCGCGGCATCGCCATGGAGACCCGGGCGCTCAACGCCTGCCGCCGCATGGCCGACCGGCTGAAGGGCCTGTCGGGCGAGCGGGTGGCGGGGGAGCTGGTCCGCCTGCTGCTGGCCGACGACCCCACGCCGTCCCTGCTGGTCATGCACAGCCACGGCATCCTGGCGCACATCCTGCCGGAGGCGAAGGAGTTCGGGCGGCTGCGGACCCTGGCCTGGCTGGAGCGTCGCGGACTGGCCCGGCCCGAGATCCGTCCCGATTCCATGCGCCGCCTGGCCGCCCTGCTGGCCACCGACCGGGCCGGAGCCCTGGACCTGGGCGAGCGTCTCAAGCTGTCGGGGGTGCAGGCCAAGCGGGTGGCCGCCATGGCGGCGCCGCGGGTCCACGTGGGTTTCGCCATGGACGGTCCCGCCACCCGGCGGGCCTTGCGCAAGGTGGGCGGCGACGAGTTCCGTGATCTGGTGATGGTGGCCTGGGCTGCGCGGCGCTCGACCGAGGCGCGCCCCGATGCCGCCGAGTCCCGGTGCTGGACGGCCTTGCTCGATGCCGCCCGCGACTGGCAGCCGGTGGAGTTGCCGGTCAAGGGGCGTGATCTGCTGGAATTGGGGGTTCCGCACGGACCGCGGATCGGCAGCCTTCTGGCCGCGGTGGAGGCGTGGTGGGAAGACCTGGATTACCGTCCTGACCGTTCCCAATGCCTGGACAGGCTGCGAGGCCTGATGGCGGCGGGGCTATAG
- a CDS encoding bacteriohemerythrin — MRNPLSRFSLKIQIGSLVALAGLVLSTLLAVDLMEQSIADRANAIAARETIIGDQAGAVDRALLNARRHEKDFLLRGEAKYIAQHAESIRAARAALDGMTSAMVTDDVRHPQIDAVRKGLTTYVDAFRVLTERHILVGLTVNDGLTGALRKSVHEIESALKSHDDPPLAVAMLTIRRDEKDFFARLDPKYLDEMAQNYVDFEKALSVSAVPARDRPAILNLLADYRRDFTAAAEASLAMVGDGTVLASSYASVQPLIDALDDEALTAMKVAKERAHQADETAGRMMLSVMASGFAIMVVIGTLIARSIYGPITAMTGVMGELAGDNLSVTVPFTDRGDELGGMAKSVGHFKDQLIRVRQLEAAQEEQKRRAEADRLAAMRKLADTFEGSVGKVIETVTSAATELEAASGQMAGTATETSSQATTVASAAQQASTNVQTVASATEELASSIKEIAHQVERSQAVSHHAGDEAHTTTMQVQALSANVGKIGEIVKLINDIASQTNLLALNATIEAARAGEAGKGFAVVAGEVKDLANQTAKATSEIAGQIQAVQDSTRVAVHAIESISKVIAEMGEISSAVAAAVEQQTAATGEIARNVEQAAEGTQEVTRNIVSVEQAAKETGQAAEQIRESSGELSRQAEFLRHEVGQFLIQVRSEKKDMVLLHWDRDLEAGVTSIDRYHQEKFEHINEFYRQMMSEDGGKAAIALLSEIDRSIQGHFGEEEALMAKCGYGDGEAHRRSHKAFQERIRALRTGIETNHPEAVSQLFDYVSDWFPDHIRNEDMALALFLRDRKMAA, encoded by the coding sequence ATGCGAAACCCACTCTCCCGATTCTCGCTCAAGATTCAGATCGGCTCTCTGGTCGCCTTGGCCGGGCTGGTTCTGTCGACCCTGTTGGCCGTGGACCTGATGGAGCAATCCATCGCCGATCGCGCCAACGCCATTGCCGCACGGGAGACGATCATCGGCGATCAGGCCGGCGCGGTGGATCGTGCGCTGCTCAATGCCCGCCGGCATGAGAAGGACTTCCTGCTGCGCGGCGAAGCCAAGTACATTGCCCAGCATGCCGAATCGATCCGCGCCGCCCGGGCCGCCCTGGACGGCATGACTTCGGCCATGGTCACCGACGATGTCCGGCATCCTCAGATCGACGCCGTCCGCAAGGGCCTGACCACCTATGTCGACGCCTTCCGCGTCCTGACCGAACGGCACATCCTGGTCGGCCTGACCGTGAACGACGGCCTGACGGGGGCTTTGCGCAAATCGGTCCACGAGATCGAAAGTGCGCTCAAATCCCATGATGACCCGCCGCTTGCGGTCGCCATGCTGACCATCCGGCGCGACGAGAAGGACTTCTTCGCCCGCCTCGACCCCAAATATCTGGACGAGATGGCGCAGAACTATGTGGATTTCGAAAAGGCGCTGTCGGTGTCGGCCGTTCCCGCCCGGGATCGCCCGGCGATCCTGAACCTTCTGGCCGACTACCGGCGTGATTTCACCGCCGCCGCCGAGGCCTCCCTGGCCATGGTCGGCGACGGCACGGTTCTGGCCTCGAGCTATGCCAGCGTCCAGCCGCTCATCGATGCCCTGGACGACGAGGCCCTGACGGCCATGAAGGTCGCCAAGGAACGCGCCCACCAGGCCGACGAGACCGCCGGCCGGATGATGCTCTCCGTCATGGCGTCCGGCTTCGCCATCATGGTGGTGATCGGCACGCTGATCGCCCGCTCCATCTACGGCCCCATCACCGCCATGACCGGGGTGATGGGCGAACTGGCGGGCGACAATCTGTCGGTCACAGTGCCCTTCACCGATCGCGGCGACGAGCTTGGCGGCATGGCCAAGTCGGTGGGGCATTTCAAGGATCAGCTGATCCGCGTCCGGCAACTGGAAGCCGCCCAGGAAGAGCAGAAGCGCCGCGCCGAGGCCGACCGGCTGGCCGCCATGCGCAAGCTGGCCGATACCTTCGAGGGCAGCGTCGGCAAGGTGATCGAGACCGTCACTTCCGCCGCCACCGAGCTGGAAGCGGCTTCGGGCCAGATGGCGGGCACCGCCACCGAGACCAGCAGCCAGGCCACCACCGTGGCGTCGGCGGCCCAGCAGGCGTCGACCAATGTCCAGACCGTGGCCTCGGCCACCGAGGAACTGGCTTCCTCCATCAAGGAGATCGCCCATCAGGTCGAACGGTCGCAGGCCGTGTCGCACCATGCCGGCGATGAGGCCCACACCACCACCATGCAGGTCCAGGCCCTGTCGGCGAATGTCGGCAAGATCGGCGAGATCGTCAAACTGATCAACGACATCGCGTCGCAGACCAACCTGCTGGCCTTGAACGCCACCATCGAGGCGGCCCGGGCCGGCGAGGCGGGCAAGGGCTTTGCCGTGGTGGCCGGCGAGGTCAAGGATCTGGCCAACCAGACGGCCAAGGCCACCAGCGAAATCGCCGGTCAGATCCAGGCGGTGCAGGACAGCACCCGCGTCGCCGTGCACGCCATCGAAAGCATCTCCAAGGTAATCGCCGAAATGGGCGAGATCAGTTCCGCCGTCGCCGCGGCGGTGGAGCAGCAGACCGCCGCCACGGGCGAGATCGCCCGCAATGTGGAACAGGCCGCCGAGGGCACCCAGGAGGTGACCCGAAACATCGTTTCGGTCGAGCAGGCCGCCAAGGAAACCGGCCAGGCCGCCGAGCAGATTCGGGAATCCTCGGGCGAGCTGTCCCGGCAGGCCGAGTTCCTGCGTCATGAAGTCGGGCAGTTCCTGATCCAGGTCCGCTCCGAGAAGAAGGATATGGTCCTGCTGCATTGGGATCGCGACCTGGAGGCCGGCGTGACCTCCATCGACCGCTATCACCAGGAAAAATTCGAGCACATCAATGAGTTCTATCGCCAGATGATGTCCGAGGACGGCGGCAAGGCGGCCATCGCCCTGCTGTCCGAGATCGACCGGTCCATCCAGGGGCATTTCGGCGAGGAAGAAGCCCTGATGGCGAAGTGCGGCTATGGCGACGGCGAAGCCCATCGCCGCAGCCACAAGGCCTTCCAGGAGCGAATTCGCGCCCTGAGAACCGGCATCGAGACCAACCACCCCGAGGCCGTGTCCCAATTGTTCGACTACGTCTCGGACTGGTTCCCCGACCATATCCGCAACGAAGACATGGCCCTCGCCCTGTTCCTGCGGGACAGGAAGATGGCCGCCTGA
- the tldD gene encoding metalloprotease TldD has product MSNLAVAQDLFFTQTGLDADGLRRIVAEALTGADDGELFLEYRQSESLVLDDGQIKSASFDTTQGFGLRAVAGEAHGYAHGSDLSAEAIRRASATVRAVRSGHSGTMAQAPAGGAKPLYTGINPLAQVPFEDKVRLLEEIDSYTRSRDNRVRQVTASLAGSWQAVTILRADGTLAADIRPMVRLGVNVVLGDGDRMETGGHGMGGRIGYGGVMGLADWQHCADEALRQASVNLGSIPAPAGEMPVVLGPGWPGVMLHEAVGHGLEGDFNRKATSAFTGKIGTRVASPGVTVIDDGTIPDRRGSLSIDDEGTPTSRTVLIEDGILVGYLQDRMNARLMGVAATGNGRRQSYAHAPIPRMTNTFMMAGDKDPAEIIASVPRGIYAVNFGGGQVDITNGKFVFSASEAYLIENGKVGPAVKGATLIGNGPDAMTRVTMIGTDLALDPGIGTCGKDGQGVPVGVGQPTLRMDGLTVGGTAV; this is encoded by the coding sequence ATGTCCAACCTCGCCGTGGCCCAGGATCTGTTCTTCACCCAAACCGGCCTCGACGCGGATGGATTGCGCCGCATCGTCGCCGAGGCGCTGACGGGCGCCGATGACGGCGAACTGTTCCTGGAATACCGCCAGTCGGAATCCCTGGTCCTCGACGACGGGCAGATCAAGAGCGCCAGCTTCGACACCACCCAGGGCTTCGGCCTGCGCGCGGTGGCGGGCGAGGCCCACGGCTACGCCCATGGCTCGGACCTGTCGGCCGAGGCCATCCGCCGCGCCTCGGCCACGGTGCGCGCCGTGCGCTCGGGCCATTCGGGCACCATGGCCCAGGCCCCGGCCGGCGGCGCCAAGCCGCTTTACACCGGAATCAACCCCCTGGCCCAGGTCCCCTTCGAGGACAAGGTGCGGCTGCTGGAGGAGATCGATTCCTACACCCGTTCCCGGGACAACCGGGTGCGGCAGGTGACCGCCTCGCTGGCCGGGTCGTGGCAGGCGGTGACCATCCTGCGGGCCGACGGCACCCTGGCCGCCGACATCCGCCCCATGGTGCGCCTGGGCGTCAACGTGGTGCTGGGCGACGGCGACCGCATGGAGACCGGCGGCCACGGCATGGGCGGGCGCATCGGCTATGGCGGCGTCATGGGCCTCGCCGACTGGCAGCATTGCGCCGACGAGGCGCTGCGCCAGGCCTCGGTCAATCTGGGCTCGATCCCCGCCCCGGCCGGCGAGATGCCGGTGGTACTGGGGCCGGGCTGGCCCGGCGTCATGCTGCACGAAGCGGTGGGTCACGGGCTGGAAGGCGACTTCAACCGCAAGGCCACCTCAGCCTTCACCGGCAAGATCGGCACCCGCGTCGCCTCGCCTGGCGTCACGGTGATCGATGACGGCACCATTCCCGACCGGCGTGGCTCGCTGTCCATCGACGACGAGGGCACGCCGACCTCGCGCACCGTGCTGATCGAGGACGGCATCCTGGTGGGCTACCTTCAGGACCGCATGAACGCCCGCCTGATGGGGGTGGCCGCCACCGGCAACGGCCGGCGGCAATCCTATGCCCACGCCCCCATTCCGCGCATGACCAACACCTTCATGATGGCGGGAGACAAGGACCCGGCCGAGATCATCGCCTCGGTGCCGCGCGGGATCTACGCCGTCAATTTCGGCGGCGGACAGGTGGACATCACCAACGGCAAGTTCGTCTTCTCGGCCTCCGAGGCCTATCTCATCGAGAACGGCAAGGTCGGCCCGGCGGTCAAGGGCGCCACCCTGATCGGCAACGGCCCCGACGCCATGACCCGCGTCACCATGATCGGCACCGACCTGGCGCTGGACCCCGGCATCGGCACCTGTGGCAAGGACGGCCAGGGCGTGCCGGTGGGCGTGGGACAGCCGACGCTGCGCATGGACGGCCTGACGGTGGGTGGAACGGCCGTGTGA
- a CDS encoding DUF3422 family protein, whose amino-acid sequence MAEGLPIRLNEHAQRRSLAGEVHARPYELLSAPVRASQLAMVGANPADEREHLTQLLASHGAEPPGDGAGYFIRDLGGFRLRWERHSEFSTYTVMRFDPFDDGFAHTALDMLPASWLETMPGEAMTAVHVLVTKELPDDLGPLFDGNTLVGAKVLWGAGEAWTDFRLHADGFSRVVLKDCGLTRGQTGRLVQRLLEIETYRMMALLAFPLARQSAPEVARIDRELAGIVSQLADPAVQQNDRDLLEHLTRLAAEAERLDAATSFRMSAAKAYYAIVCRRIEELREDRIPGLQTFAEFVDRRLGPAMKTCESVSERQQLLATRVSRAGDLLRTRVDIALEEKNRDLLNSMNRRAELQLRLQETVEGLSVVAISYYLLGLIGYLAKGLKSVGLPVDYDLAGLIGLPVVAAAVWLGVRRLRKALSHKGE is encoded by the coding sequence ATGGCCGAAGGCTTGCCAATCCGGCTCAATGAACACGCCCAGCGGCGAAGCCTGGCCGGCGAGGTCCACGCCCGGCCCTACGAGCTGTTGTCCGCCCCGGTGCGGGCCTCGCAACTGGCCATGGTGGGGGCCAATCCCGCCGACGAGCGCGAGCATCTCACCCAATTGCTGGCCTCCCACGGGGCCGAGCCGCCCGGCGACGGCGCCGGATACTTCATCCGCGACCTGGGCGGCTTTCGCCTGCGCTGGGAGCGGCATTCCGAATTCTCCACCTATACGGTGATGCGCTTCGATCCGTTCGACGACGGATTCGCCCATACGGCGCTGGACATGCTGCCGGCGTCCTGGCTGGAGACCATGCCGGGCGAGGCCATGACCGCCGTCCACGTGCTGGTGACCAAGGAATTGCCCGACGATCTGGGGCCGCTGTTCGACGGCAACACCCTGGTGGGCGCCAAGGTGCTGTGGGGGGCGGGCGAGGCCTGGACCGATTTCCGCCTGCACGCCGACGGCTTTTCCCGCGTCGTGCTCAAGGATTGCGGCCTGACGCGGGGCCAGACCGGACGCCTCGTCCAGCGGCTGCTGGAGATCGAGACCTATCGCATGATGGCGCTGCTGGCCTTTCCCCTGGCGCGCCAGTCGGCGCCCGAGGTGGCCCGCATCGACCGCGAGCTGGCCGGCATCGTCAGCCAGCTGGCCGACCCGGCGGTGCAGCAGAACGACCGCGACCTGCTGGAGCATCTCACCCGGCTGGCCGCCGAGGCCGAGCGCCTGGATGCCGCCACCAGCTTCCGCATGTCGGCGGCCAAGGCCTATTACGCCATCGTCTGCCGCCGCATCGAGGAATTGCGCGAAGACCGCATTCCCGGCCTGCAGACCTTCGCCGAATTCGTCGACCGGCGCCTGGGTCCCGCCATGAAGACCTGCGAATCAGTCTCCGAGCGCCAGCAATTGCTGGCCACCCGGGTGTCGCGGGCCGGTGATCTGCTGCGCACCCGGGTGGACATCGCCCTGGAAGAGAAGAACCGCGACCTGCTGAACTCCATGAACCGCCGCGCCGAGCTGCAATTGCGGTTGCAGGAGACGGTGGAGGGCCTGTCCGTGGTGGCCATCAGCTATTACCTGCTGGGCCTGATCGGCTATCTGGCCAAGGGGCTGAAATCCGTCGGCCTGCCGGTGGATTACGACCTGGCCGGGCTGATCGGCCTGCCGGTGGTGGCCGCCGCCGTCTGGCTGGGGGTGCGGCGCCTCAGAAAGGCGCTGAGCCACAAGGGGGAGTGA